The following are encoded together in the Halopseudomonas salegens genome:
- a CDS encoding DUF11 domain-containing protein, which translates to MDNVFISPNWQQLARVITAGALMGIAGAASAEGSRDLYPASYAGPGAGRANLNLSTLASNRYLDIIPSRTFLYVYAEAGEVILLGSRNRTSGGVGAIEVFNPPGGQNPADLGFGTRADETVPGTADYTCDAGTTGLIPDRAAELAGPNSADGSATVPDGFTPCAYQAPQSGVYAVLFSGGSSGGSTGSVSTPAVSASSVSAWDVTVRSSLNSLTNIDGRLFTYAFAGATGGNGDGRRLYSTLYYVTDDGYRYEQTQRGMDPNAFAMYSNPQGFLDQGEPLYKSIRSNTHYLTGGILPNGSGIVAQRPSYPIFFTNPMIATGFADTRSYLDIPENPSAPQITDISFSYPPTQGSTTYVGRGGTFSFEAQDAISYQIVISRDGVDYDPANPDNRVLNGSVVNGLNQVFWNGYDNSGNPFPAGSGFEFQATVRNGEVHFPFVDAENNLSGGPTVVKLNGPNAGDATVYYDDRGYVTRNGTSVGTLNGDICGQGFNNQPVPGFSLTGVDSSDSDLNGPDTYYRSWDGSNNSGQDCSDNSQFFGDAKALDLWTFERTEPDPGIVLDFDIIDYADVTTSLSVSQDVAPGDQATAVIQFSNVGSQEASGVVYSLELPAGLSGVTCSGATCNYDAATGTISVTGLPASLSPGQSSAVTLSWVAPDAAVEVESFISTSSDQGPNLAPDSATGTGQNNPGATNTDVLAQISAPVSATPGSTVGLTLSYLNLGPLTADDMTYVANLPTGLSGVTCPVATCSYDAATGETIITGLPASLASGESVSVALSYTAPTSGAVAVSNSVTTSTSEVTLVNNTATASTNIVNVTTADVTTSVSPPSVANAGSTVTVPVSFQNLGPQVANDVDYDLVLGPNLSSVNCSGATCVYDAATGVLTVTGLPASLANGESTSFSVSYVAPASGVVPVSSSITTSSTESNALNNAASSETRIAGVDLFVTVDSNELVTTTGNGRFELTFGNQGEAPAADVTYSADLPTGLSDVTCAGATCSYDPVTGELTLTGLPDTLDPGQEVTVEVTVPAGGVTGEFFLEASVDTSTPEAVTTNNQAIGSFRAADNKPIPGLSGLGVILLSLSMGLLAWRRRLAQL; encoded by the coding sequence ATGGACAACGTATTTATCAGCCCCAACTGGCAACAGTTGGCGCGTGTAATCACCGCCGGCGCCTTGATGGGTATTGCCGGCGCAGCCAGTGCTGAGGGCAGTCGTGATCTGTATCCTGCCAGCTATGCTGGCCCCGGCGCGGGTCGTGCCAACCTTAATCTCAGCACTCTTGCCTCAAATCGTTATCTGGACATCATCCCCTCGCGTACCTTCCTCTATGTGTACGCTGAAGCAGGTGAAGTCATTCTGTTGGGGTCGCGCAACCGTACCTCGGGCGGGGTGGGCGCTATCGAAGTCTTCAACCCCCCTGGCGGGCAAAACCCTGCAGACCTTGGCTTTGGCACGCGAGCGGATGAAACAGTACCGGGTACTGCCGATTACACCTGCGATGCAGGCACCACAGGCCTGATTCCGGACCGTGCCGCTGAGCTGGCCGGCCCTAACAGTGCCGATGGCTCCGCAACGGTTCCCGATGGCTTTACCCCCTGCGCTTATCAGGCGCCGCAGTCCGGCGTGTATGCCGTGCTGTTCTCGGGCGGTTCTTCGGGCGGCTCCACGGGTTCTGTTTCGACCCCGGCCGTGAGCGCTTCATCGGTATCAGCCTGGGATGTCACGGTTCGCAGCAGCCTGAACAGCCTGACCAATATTGATGGCCGCCTGTTCACCTATGCCTTCGCGGGCGCCACCGGCGGTAACGGTGATGGCCGTCGACTCTACAGTACGCTGTATTACGTGACGGATGACGGTTACCGTTATGAGCAGACTCAGCGTGGTATGGATCCCAATGCATTTGCCATGTACTCCAACCCCCAGGGCTTTCTCGATCAGGGCGAGCCACTGTACAAAAGCATTCGCAGTAACACCCATTACCTGACCGGTGGCATCCTGCCAAACGGTAGCGGGATTGTTGCCCAGCGTCCCAGTTACCCGATTTTTTTCACCAACCCCATGATTGCAACGGGCTTTGCTGATACCCGCAGTTACCTGGATATTCCCGAGAACCCGTCTGCGCCGCAGATTACCGACATCAGCTTTTCCTACCCGCCCACCCAGGGTTCAACCACCTATGTTGGCCGCGGCGGCACTTTCAGCTTTGAAGCGCAAGACGCCATTTCCTATCAGATCGTCATCAGCCGTGATGGCGTTGATTACGACCCTGCCAACCCGGATAACCGGGTACTGAACGGCTCGGTAGTCAATGGCCTGAACCAGGTATTCTGGAATGGTTACGATAACAGCGGAAACCCTTTCCCCGCGGGGAGTGGTTTCGAGTTTCAGGCAACCGTGCGCAATGGTGAGGTTCACTTTCCCTTTGTGGATGCGGAAAACAACCTCTCCGGAGGCCCGACGGTGGTCAAACTCAATGGCCCCAATGCGGGCGATGCAACCGTGTATTACGATGATCGCGGCTATGTCACCCGCAATGGCACCAGCGTAGGTACCCTCAATGGCGACATCTGTGGCCAGGGCTTCAACAACCAGCCGGTTCCCGGCTTCTCGCTGACCGGGGTGGACTCCAGCGATTCCGACCTGAATGGGCCCGATACCTACTATCGGAGTTGGGATGGTTCAAACAATTCAGGACAGGATTGCAGCGACAACAGCCAGTTTTTCGGTGATGCCAAGGCACTGGATCTGTGGACATTCGAGAGAACGGAACCCGATCCCGGTATCGTGCTCGACTTCGATATCATCGACTATGCGGATGTCACGACCAGCCTCTCCGTGTCACAGGATGTGGCCCCGGGTGATCAGGCTACCGCTGTCATCCAGTTTTCCAATGTCGGCTCGCAAGAGGCCAGCGGTGTTGTCTACAGCCTTGAGCTGCCTGCCGGCCTCTCCGGTGTAACCTGCTCCGGGGCAACCTGTAATTATGATGCCGCAACCGGAACAATCAGCGTTACCGGGTTGCCTGCGTCGCTAAGTCCGGGGCAATCAAGTGCCGTCACTCTGTCCTGGGTAGCCCCCGATGCAGCCGTCGAGGTTGAGTCCTTTATCAGCACGTCCTCGGATCAAGGCCCTAACCTGGCCCCCGATTCCGCGACAGGTACCGGCCAGAACAATCCCGGTGCGACCAATACTGATGTGTTGGCACAAATATCGGCACCGGTGTCTGCCACACCGGGAAGTACCGTGGGGCTGACGCTGAGCTATCTGAACCTGGGGCCTCTGACCGCAGACGACATGACCTATGTCGCCAATCTGCCAACCGGCCTGAGTGGTGTGACCTGCCCGGTTGCCACCTGCAGCTATGATGCTGCCACTGGTGAAACCATCATTACCGGCCTGCCCGCGTCGCTGGCGTCCGGTGAGTCGGTCAGTGTCGCACTGTCTTACACGGCGCCGACATCAGGGGCGGTTGCGGTCAGTAATTCAGTAACCACCAGCACCAGCGAAGTGACGCTGGTGAACAACACGGCCACCGCCTCTACCAATATCGTCAACGTAACCACGGCGGATGTAACCACCAGTGTGTCACCCCCGTCAGTGGCCAACGCCGGCAGTACTGTGACTGTACCGGTCAGCTTCCAGAACCTGGGGCCGCAAGTTGCAAACGATGTGGACTATGATCTGGTGCTGGGGCCAAACCTGAGCAGCGTGAATTGTTCCGGTGCGACCTGTGTCTATGATGCTGCCACTGGTGTGCTCACAGTAACGGGCCTGCCCGCCTCACTGGCCAACGGTGAAAGCACATCGTTCAGCGTGAGCTACGTTGCGCCGGCCTCTGGTGTTGTGCCTGTCAGCTCCAGCATTACCACCAGCAGTACCGAAAGCAATGCGCTGAACAATGCTGCCAGCAGCGAAACCCGCATCGCTGGCGTTGACCTGTTTGTTACGGTGGACAGTAATGAACTGGTGACCACAACAGGTAATGGACGTTTCGAACTGACCTTTGGCAACCAGGGCGAGGCGCCTGCTGCGGATGTTACCTATTCAGCCGATTTGCCGACGGGCTTGAGTGACGTGACCTGCGCTGGCGCTACCTGCAGCTATGACCCGGTAACCGGTGAGCTGACCCTGACTGGGCTGCCAGACACGCTCGATCCGGGCCAGGAAGTCACCGTCGAGGTGACGGTCCCTGCCGGAGGCGTGACGGGCGAGTTCTTCCTGGAAGCCAGTGTCGACACCTCGACACCCGAGGCAGTGACGACCAATAACCAGGCAATTGGCAGTTTCCGCGCGGCTGATAACAAGCCGATACCTGGCCTGTCTGGCCTGGGCGTGATCTTGCTGTCTCTGAGCATGGGGTTGCTGGCCTGGCGCCGACGACTCGCCCAGTTGTAA
- a CDS encoding DUF3820 family protein: MKPEDLQLLVTRTMPFGKYQGRLIADLPGNYLGWFAREGFPQGEIGRLLALMYEIDHNGLNALLAPLRKNTPST, translated from the coding sequence ATGAAGCCGGAAGATTTGCAGTTACTGGTCACCCGCACCATGCCTTTCGGCAAATACCAGGGCCGGCTCATTGCCGACCTGCCTGGCAATTACCTCGGCTGGTTTGCCCGTGAAGGCTTTCCCCAGGGCGAAATCGGCCGCCTGTTGGCACTGATGTATGAAATTGACCACAACGGGCTGAATGCCCTGCTGGCACCACTCCGCAAGAACACCCCCTCTACCTGA
- a CDS encoding enoyl-CoA hydratase/isomerase family protein — protein MSDTRPVISEVHGQIGHLILNRPAQLNTLTLEMIRLLQQQLSAWAEDPTVRVVVLRATGRKAFCAGGDIRALYDSFHAGEHGHFDFLQEEYVLDQFIHHYPKPVIGLLDGFVLGGGMGLAQGCSHRLVTERARLGMPEVAIGYFPDVCASHFLSGLPGRLGEYLAVTGVHLSPADALYAGLADHHVRHADLDRLVDQLQQQDWGDDAFAELNALLADVVQQPDDAALPRWRSAIDRHFAAMDVPSIIASLQDVTEPEEAGWAQELVDLLHTRSPIAMAVSLELMRRGRGHSLAYCAELEMHLIRQWFTKGDFIEGVRALIVDKDKQPRWNPPQLELLEPAKVAAFFTEAPEAR, from the coding sequence GTGAGTGATACCCGCCCCGTCATCAGTGAAGTACATGGCCAGATTGGCCATTTGATTCTGAACCGCCCGGCCCAGTTGAATACCCTGACCCTGGAAATGATCCGCCTGTTGCAACAACAGCTGTCTGCCTGGGCGGAGGATCCGACGGTGCGCGTGGTCGTGCTGCGTGCGACCGGGCGCAAGGCCTTTTGTGCGGGTGGTGACATCCGCGCGCTGTATGACAGTTTCCATGCGGGCGAACACGGGCATTTTGATTTTCTGCAAGAGGAATATGTACTCGACCAGTTTATTCATCATTACCCGAAGCCGGTCATCGGCCTGCTGGATGGCTTTGTGCTCGGCGGTGGCATGGGCCTGGCCCAGGGTTGCTCGCACCGTCTGGTCACCGAGCGCGCCCGGCTGGGCATGCCGGAAGTGGCGATCGGGTATTTCCCGGATGTATGCGCCAGCCATTTTCTCTCGGGCTTGCCCGGTCGCCTGGGTGAATACCTGGCAGTCACCGGGGTCCATCTGTCACCAGCAGATGCACTCTATGCCGGCCTGGCTGATCACCATGTGCGCCATGCCGACCTGGACAGGCTGGTTGACCAGTTGCAACAACAAGACTGGGGCGACGATGCCTTTGCCGAGCTGAATGCCCTGCTTGCTGACGTTGTTCAGCAACCGGACGATGCTGCCCTGCCCCGCTGGCGGTCAGCCATTGACCGGCATTTTGCCGCGATGGATGTGCCTTCGATCATTGCCAGCCTGCAAGATGTGACCGAACCGGAAGAAGCGGGCTGGGCACAGGAGCTGGTGGATCTGCTGCATACCCGTTCACCGATTGCCATGGCCGTGAGTCTGGAATTGATGCGTCGTGGCCGTGGACATAGCCTGGCCTATTGCGCCGAGCTGGAAATGCACCTGATTCGCCAATGGTTTACCAAGGGTGATTTTATTGAAGGCGTGCGGGCCCTGATTGTCGACAAGGACAAGCAGCCACGCTGGAACCCGCCGCAGCTGGAACTGCTGGAACCCGCCAAGGTAGCCGCGTTCTTTACCGAAGCGCCGGAGGCCCGATGA
- a CDS encoding LysR family transcriptional regulator, with protein sequence MRRLNFHHLHYFWAVAREGNLTRAAESLHVSQSALSTQIRALEEQLGHELFIRSGRNLVLTEAGHLALDYADNIFALGNELQTTLMGSLQSIQKLRVGAVATLSRNFQENLLRPFLGRHDVQLTLESGSLEDMLERLSRHTLDVVLSNRAVSSDAGQRWRCRELDRQSVCLVGPPRQPSAPFDLMQDLQGARLITPGSSSDVRRQFNIFCDNHSIYPNICAEVDDMAMLRLLARDSGDIALLPAVVVQDELQSGCLSLYTVIPDLVEQFYAITPRRHLNMGILDSLLGGNAGT encoded by the coding sequence ATGCGTCGACTCAATTTTCATCACCTGCACTATTTCTGGGCTGTTGCACGGGAAGGCAACTTGACCCGTGCCGCGGAGTCTTTGCATGTGTCCCAATCAGCACTGTCGACCCAGATTCGAGCGTTGGAAGAGCAACTCGGTCACGAACTGTTTATCCGTAGTGGGCGCAATTTGGTATTGACCGAGGCTGGCCACCTGGCTCTGGATTACGCTGACAATATTTTCGCTCTGGGTAATGAATTACAGACAACCCTGATGGGGTCGCTACAAAGCATACAAAAACTCAGGGTTGGCGCGGTAGCCACGCTGTCACGCAACTTTCAGGAGAATCTTTTACGCCCTTTTCTCGGGCGCCACGACGTTCAACTGACGCTGGAGTCCGGGAGCCTTGAGGATATGCTGGAGCGGCTGAGTCGGCACACGCTTGACGTTGTCCTCTCCAACAGGGCAGTCAGCTCTGATGCCGGGCAACGCTGGCGCTGCCGTGAGCTAGACCGACAGTCTGTTTGCCTGGTGGGGCCGCCACGACAGCCCTCTGCCCCCTTTGATCTGATGCAAGACCTGCAAGGTGCTCGACTGATCACACCCGGAAGCAGCAGCGATGTACGCAGGCAGTTCAACATTTTTTGTGATAATCACAGCATTTATCCGAATATATGCGCAGAAGTTGATGACATGGCCATGCTACGTCTGCTGGCCCGTGACTCAGGAGACATTGCGTTGCTGCCGGCTGTCGTAGTTCAGGATGAACTTCAATCCGGCTGCCTGAGCCTATACACCGTGATACCCGACCTGGTGGAGCAATTCTATGCTATTACTCCACGTCGCCACCTCAACATGGGAATCCTGGACTCTCTTCTGGGTGGCAATGCCGGAACCTGA
- a CDS encoding NADH-quinone oxidoreductase subunit L, giving the protein MPVLPFSAVSLLPWLYLFACAVVVFLAYRRQSSWLWVPAIIAGYGGIALVVMDVLSGWLANHVSDRLGLVMAALISFLAMVIINFSRGYLQGEPRQRRYLVALLLTLAAVAVVVTTDNLFWLVAAWISTSLSLHQLLVFYPERSSAQVVAHKKFLVSRLADLCLLSATCLLVHAAGSSSIVLILQWVAEHAEGLGGLGWSVHLAALLMCVAVILKSAQLPVHGWLIQVMEAPTPVSALLHAGLVNLGGFLILRFAPLFSAVPSAQTLLVIVGGLTAVLAALVMMTRISIKVRLAWSTCAQMGFMLMELGLGLYEVALVHLLAHSLYKAHAFLASGGTVNQPGRLPEPMRQGPGLQRALLALPVALALIFLLHAVWTSWQPEHALPLVSLMVLAVGLAPWCFRQGAKVQAAIMLILLPAAYLSWHVAASFILEGAPEATGFQTGLAVMAMLFFISLYCVQALILERPGSELAQRLYPWAYAGFYLDEFFTRLTFRIWPPHSFSAAHLPKGM; this is encoded by the coding sequence ATGCCTGTTCTACCGTTTTCAGCTGTCAGTCTGTTGCCGTGGTTGTATCTGTTTGCCTGCGCTGTTGTTGTCTTTCTGGCTTACCGTCGCCAGTCCTCCTGGCTGTGGGTGCCGGCCATCATTGCGGGGTATGGCGGCATAGCGCTGGTCGTTATGGATGTGCTGTCAGGCTGGCTGGCAAACCACGTCAGTGACCGGTTGGGTCTGGTCATGGCTGCCCTGATCAGTTTTCTGGCAATGGTCATTATCAATTTTTCCAGAGGCTATCTGCAGGGCGAGCCACGTCAGCGGCGTTACCTGGTGGCATTGCTGCTCACATTGGCAGCTGTCGCGGTAGTCGTGACCACAGATAATCTGTTCTGGTTGGTTGCAGCCTGGATATCCACCAGCCTGAGTCTGCATCAGCTGTTGGTTTTTTATCCTGAAAGAAGCAGTGCCCAGGTTGTGGCGCATAAAAAGTTTCTTGTCAGTCGTCTGGCCGATCTTTGTTTGTTGTCAGCAACCTGCTTACTGGTTCATGCTGCTGGAAGCAGCTCGATTGTCTTGATCCTGCAATGGGTGGCCGAGCATGCCGAAGGTCTGGGTGGGCTTGGCTGGAGTGTGCATCTGGCTGCACTGCTGATGTGTGTGGCGGTCATTCTCAAGTCAGCCCAGCTCCCCGTACATGGCTGGTTGATTCAGGTGATGGAAGCGCCGACGCCGGTATCTGCACTCTTGCATGCCGGCCTGGTCAACCTCGGTGGCTTTCTGATCTTGCGCTTTGCCCCTTTGTTTTCCGCTGTACCCTCGGCCCAGACCCTGCTGGTTATTGTGGGTGGTCTGACGGCTGTACTGGCAGCACTGGTGATGATGACGCGCATCAGCATCAAGGTACGGCTTGCCTGGTCCACCTGTGCACAGATGGGTTTTATGCTCATGGAGCTGGGGTTGGGGCTTTACGAGGTTGCCTTGGTGCATTTGCTGGCTCACTCACTGTACAAGGCACATGCCTTCCTCGCTTCAGGCGGTACTGTCAATCAGCCCGGCCGGCTGCCCGAGCCAATGAGGCAAGGTCCAGGATTGCAGAGAGCGCTGTTGGCACTGCCCGTGGCACTGGCTCTGATTTTCTTGCTGCATGCCGTGTGGACCAGCTGGCAACCGGAGCATGCCCTGCCTCTGGTCAGTCTGATGGTGCTGGCCGTGGGTTTGGCACCTTGGTGCTTTCGGCAAGGTGCCAAGGTACAGGCGGCAATCATGCTGATCCTGTTGCCTGCCGCGTATCTGTCATGGCACGTAGCGGCTTCCTTTATTCTCGAGGGGGCTCCCGAGGCCACCGGGTTTCAGACCGGATTGGCGGTAATGGCCATGCTGTTTTTCATCTCGCTCTATTGTGTCCAGGCTCTGATTCTGGAGCGCCCCGGCAGCGAGCTGGCGCAACGACTCTATCCTTGGGCGTATGCCGGATTTTATCTGGATGAATTCTTTACCCGGCTCACGTTTCGTATCTGGCCGCCTCACTCCTTCTCCGCTGCTCACCTACCGAAGGGAATGTAA
- a CDS encoding YbcC family protein: MNMPENVVLDQQGELIAAAEAACTLIAPTWPLDRLIAVNPLWERRGEHWQAVTARLWQQSGSLLTLTAEGYASAWQQGRVTQSHLQAALDESGLDWRLDDVHHRLNEPIDAGHILPLLEEMTPVKGNVPAWSELITHQIGQFCAAWFDREQADWQLTHTKGMYATWRDSLQHDYGLTVLSGCNALQQRAARLPQHHIEVLAQAIEQLEVDQTLWADWFDTLLQRSLGWASWCAYQRWQAELQGQQDHSLTELLAIRAAWQLLLDDGARDHDSPWAHWRQAFKRRLKKPPQAHWQALQIWQRADELAWQQQLQARLCAADATAPSSDVFARLFFCIDVRSEVMRRAIEQVSPAIETSGFAGFFGLPIEYAPLGSDTARPQLPGLLAPQIRVSESSGDLQADQDLSRRRSQQQQRKGRWQLFERLPASTFTLVETLGLGYASKLAAHQLGPRGHSSSNAHEQVQLTPVLTGLDSEQKVDLIERILTAMGLRCDFPPLLVLIGHGSQSANNPQLAGLACGACCGQSGEVNARLLASLLNDTEIRHALLQRGIRIGKNCHAVAGLHNTTTDEIILFDAQQVPAALKSQWQALRQLLDQATHRARAERASALGLKGIKDQPAALLKALRKRACDWAQTRPEWGLANNAAFIAAPRSCTRGVDLQGRVFLHDYDWQTDHDGSVLELIMTAPVVVAHWINMQYLTSTTDNQRFGSGNKVLHNVVGRHIGLFEGNGGDLRIGLARQSLHDGERWMHTPLRLTVVVKAPREMIDTVLAKHRVVRQLVENQWLYLQCLDPDAPSCLMQRNEDGWHPV, translated from the coding sequence ATGAACATGCCTGAAAATGTCGTACTCGATCAACAAGGGGAACTGATTGCCGCTGCCGAGGCCGCCTGCACACTGATTGCCCCGACCTGGCCGCTCGATCGCCTGATTGCGGTTAATCCGTTATGGGAGCGTCGCGGGGAGCACTGGCAAGCGGTGACAGCCAGACTTTGGCAGCAGTCGGGTAGTCTTTTGACGCTTACAGCGGAGGGTTATGCCAGCGCCTGGCAGCAGGGACGTGTTACGCAAAGTCACCTGCAAGCCGCACTGGATGAAAGCGGGCTGGATTGGCGTCTTGATGATGTTCACCACAGGCTCAACGAGCCGATCGATGCAGGTCATATTCTCCCCTTGCTGGAAGAGATGACACCGGTAAAAGGGAATGTACCCGCCTGGTCTGAATTGATTACCCATCAGATCGGTCAGTTCTGTGCGGCCTGGTTTGACCGGGAGCAGGCCGACTGGCAACTGACACACACGAAGGGAATGTATGCGACCTGGCGTGACAGCCTGCAGCATGATTATGGGCTAACTGTATTAAGCGGCTGCAACGCCTTACAGCAGCGTGCTGCCAGGTTACCACAACACCACATTGAGGTCCTGGCACAAGCGATTGAACAGCTGGAGGTAGACCAAACGCTTTGGGCAGACTGGTTTGATACCCTGCTGCAGCGCAGCCTGGGCTGGGCTTCCTGGTGCGCTTACCAGCGCTGGCAAGCCGAGTTACAGGGACAGCAGGATCACAGCCTGACAGAGTTGCTTGCTATTCGGGCTGCCTGGCAGTTACTGCTCGATGACGGCGCACGTGATCATGACAGTCCTTGGGCGCATTGGCGGCAGGCCTTCAAGCGCAGACTCAAGAAGCCCCCTCAAGCACACTGGCAAGCTCTGCAAATCTGGCAGCGTGCAGACGAGCTGGCCTGGCAGCAGCAACTGCAAGCACGCTTGTGTGCCGCCGATGCAACCGCCCCGTCCAGTGATGTCTTTGCCCGCTTGTTCTTTTGCATTGATGTTCGTTCCGAGGTGATGCGCCGGGCGATTGAGCAGGTGTCTCCCGCAATAGAAACCTCAGGGTTTGCCGGTTTTTTTGGTTTGCCGATTGAGTACGCGCCACTGGGCAGCGACACGGCTCGACCTCAATTGCCCGGTTTGCTGGCCCCGCAAATACGCGTCAGTGAAAGCAGTGGCGATTTGCAGGCGGACCAGGACCTGAGCCGCCGCCGCTCCCAACAACAGCAAAGAAAAGGGCGCTGGCAGTTGTTTGAGCGCCTGCCTGCATCCACCTTCACGCTGGTTGAAACCCTGGGCTTGGGTTACGCCAGTAAATTAGCGGCTCACCAGCTAGGGCCGAGAGGCCACTCGTCATCAAACGCCCATGAGCAAGTGCAGTTAACCCCGGTTTTGACAGGCCTGGATTCAGAGCAAAAAGTCGATCTGATCGAGCGGATCCTGACGGCCATGGGTCTCAGATGCGATTTTCCACCCTTGTTGGTGCTGATCGGTCATGGCAGTCAGAGTGCCAATAACCCTCAGCTAGCCGGCCTAGCCTGCGGTGCCTGCTGCGGTCAAAGTGGTGAGGTCAATGCGCGGTTGCTGGCCAGCCTGCTCAATGACACAGAGATCAGGCATGCTCTACTGCAGCGGGGGATACGCATTGGCAAGAACTGTCATGCCGTTGCCGGGTTGCACAACACCACAACCGACGAGATCATATTGTTTGATGCCCAGCAGGTGCCAGCAGCGCTCAAGTCACAATGGCAGGCACTAAGGCAGTTGCTCGACCAGGCGACACATCGGGCTCGCGCCGAAAGAGCCTCGGCTTTGGGACTGAAGGGTATCAAAGATCAGCCAGCAGCCTTGCTGAAAGCCTTGCGCAAACGGGCTTGTGACTGGGCACAAACACGGCCGGAGTGGGGCCTGGCTAACAATGCCGCTTTTATTGCAGCCCCTCGCAGCTGCACTCGAGGTGTCGATCTTCAAGGGCGAGTATTCCTGCACGACTATGACTGGCAAACAGACCATGACGGCAGTGTGCTGGAGCTGATCATGACGGCACCTGTGGTCGTAGCCCACTGGATCAACATGCAATATCTGACGTCAACAACAGACAACCAGCGCTTTGGCAGTGGCAATAAAGTACTGCATAACGTGGTAGGCAGGCATATTGGGCTATTTGAAGGTAATGGCGGGGATTTGCGTATCGGTCTGGCCCGACAATCACTGCATGACGGCGAGCGCTGGATGCACACGCCTCTCAGGCTGACGGTGGTTGTAAAGGCACCACGCGAGATGATCGATACCGTACTGGCCAAACATCGGGTTGTCCGGCAATTAGTGGAGAACCAGTGGCTTTATCTTCAATGCCTCGACCCAGATGCCCCAAGCTGTTTGATGCAGCGTAATGAGGACGGCTGGCATCCTGTATGA
- a CDS encoding YkgJ family cysteine cluster protein, giving the protein MSQDTPCLNCGACCATFRVSFYWGETDSAPDGHVPAALTEQISPHLSCMQGTNQSNPRCIGLMGDIGQGVRCTVYEHRSSTCREFAWHGENGQPNDDCQRSRARHGLPPLPFTSPEPNCIPVIAA; this is encoded by the coding sequence ATGAGCCAGGACACGCCCTGTCTGAACTGCGGTGCTTGCTGCGCCACATTCAGGGTATCGTTTTACTGGGGGGAAACGGACAGTGCCCCCGATGGCCACGTACCGGCCGCACTGACGGAACAGATCTCTCCGCATTTAAGCTGCATGCAAGGCACCAACCAGAGCAACCCCCGCTGTATCGGCCTGATGGGCGATATTGGTCAGGGTGTGCGCTGCACGGTGTACGAACATCGCTCGAGTACCTGTCGTGAGTTTGCCTGGCATGGCGAGAACGGCCAGCCGAACGACGATTGCCAGCGCTCCAGAGCCCGACACGGCTTGCCCCCGCTGCCATTCACCTCACCCGAGCCCAACTGCATCCCGGTGATAGCAGCCTGA
- a CDS encoding YhfG family protein yields MVTVATQEAKQAYFAKMRRKNYLASLRLEGFDVSDQKVANKLSTKADVIAAHMRKASA; encoded by the coding sequence ATGGTGACTGTTGCAACTCAAGAAGCCAAGCAGGCTTACTTCGCCAAAATGCGGCGTAAAAACTATCTGGCTAGCTTAAGGTTGGAAGGCTTCGATGTGAGCGATCAAAAAGTCGCTAACAAGTTATCTACCAAAGCCGATGTGATTGCAGCCCACATGCGAAAAGCCTCGGCCTGA
- a CDS encoding Fic/DOC family protein, producing the protein MVNKLNISDESDLENAERDLTQVAAEAIEFCPPPYDFEFFKELHRQLFEDIYPWAGEVRIVDVSKGSTRFCTTSRIEPEARKIFSKLAEQRWFSGCTRDELIKNIAEFSGDLNILHPFREGNGRAMRLLCDFIVINAGYQVDWSPVDSALWLQASIDSVRCDYQAMQQVYSLCIGEELPV; encoded by the coding sequence TTGGTCAACAAGCTGAACATCAGTGATGAAAGTGATCTCGAAAATGCTGAACGTGACCTGACACAGGTTGCCGCAGAAGCAATTGAGTTTTGCCCTCCGCCCTACGATTTTGAATTCTTTAAAGAATTGCACCGGCAGTTATTCGAAGACATCTACCCTTGGGCTGGCGAAGTTCGCATAGTGGATGTTTCCAAAGGCAGTACACGCTTTTGCACAACCAGCCGTATTGAACCTGAAGCCAGGAAAATCTTCTCTAAATTAGCAGAACAACGCTGGTTTTCAGGCTGCACGAGAGATGAACTGATCAAAAATATTGCTGAATTCAGTGGTGATTTGAATATTTTGCATCCTTTTCGTGAAGGCAATGGTCGAGCAATGCGATTACTCTGTGACTTTATTGTGATCAATGCTGGCTATCAGGTCGACTGGTCACCTGTTGACTCTGCCTTATGGTTACAAGCCAGCATTGACTCGGTACGGTGTGATTATCAAGCTATGCAACAGGTTTACAGTTTATGCATCGGCGAAGAGCTGCCTGTGTAA